The following are from one region of the Microbacterium paraoxydans genome:
- a CDS encoding RNB domain-containing ribonuclease: MPQRRPHVAPSAAQTELAAALSALREALDTPTAFPADVLAEAEAASATTPELDLTDIPFATLDPAGARDLDQAFHLDRDGDGYRVRYAIADVPGFVVPGGAVHAEARRRGQTLYAADGTIPLHPPVLSEDRASLLPDVDRPALVWTFTLDAAGTVTDFRLERALIRSRAQLDYASTQDALDRGDGGLAALLPEIGALRLEQERRRGGASLNVPDEEVVRTDDGSYAIERRSPLPVEEWNAQLSLMTGMAAAALMIDAGVGILRTMPEPDEAAFAAFRHQTEALGRPWITGTYGEYLRGLDRSDPMTLPVLEAAASLFRGAGYLVFDGEPPADAVQAAIGAPYAHATAPLRRLVDRWVLTICLAVSTGQPVPEWVRSSLGDLPALMQDSGRRASQLDADTVNRVEAALLTPLVGQTVEATVIELRGERTAVQIAEPAVTTTAPVTPDTRPGDVVSLHVVRVDIATGEIELAV, from the coding sequence ATGCCCCAGCGCCGCCCGCATGTCGCCCCCTCCGCCGCCCAGACCGAGCTCGCCGCGGCGCTCTCCGCGCTGCGGGAGGCCCTGGACACGCCGACCGCGTTTCCCGCCGACGTGCTCGCGGAGGCGGAAGCAGCCTCGGCGACGACCCCGGAGCTCGATCTCACGGACATCCCGTTCGCGACCCTCGACCCGGCGGGCGCCCGTGACCTCGACCAGGCCTTCCACCTCGACCGGGACGGCGACGGCTACCGGGTGCGGTACGCCATCGCGGACGTGCCCGGGTTCGTCGTACCGGGAGGCGCCGTGCACGCGGAGGCGCGCCGGCGGGGACAGACGCTGTACGCCGCGGACGGCACGATCCCGCTGCATCCGCCGGTGCTGAGCGAGGACCGCGCCTCCCTGCTCCCCGATGTCGACCGTCCCGCTCTCGTGTGGACGTTCACGCTGGATGCCGCGGGCACCGTGACCGACTTCCGGTTGGAGCGCGCCCTCATCCGGTCCCGCGCGCAGCTCGACTACGCCTCCACGCAAGACGCCCTGGACCGGGGCGACGGCGGTCTCGCGGCCCTGCTGCCGGAGATCGGCGCCCTCCGTCTCGAGCAGGAGCGCCGCCGCGGGGGCGCCAGCCTCAACGTCCCGGACGAGGAGGTCGTGCGAACCGACGACGGCTCCTATGCGATCGAGCGCCGCAGCCCGCTGCCCGTCGAGGAGTGGAACGCGCAGCTCTCGCTCATGACCGGGATGGCGGCCGCGGCGCTCATGATCGACGCGGGCGTCGGTATCCTCCGCACGATGCCGGAACCCGACGAGGCGGCGTTCGCGGCCTTCCGCCACCAGACGGAGGCGCTCGGGCGCCCGTGGATCACGGGCACCTACGGCGAGTATCTGCGGGGGCTCGACCGCTCCGACCCGATGACCCTTCCCGTGCTGGAAGCCGCCGCGTCGCTGTTCCGCGGAGCCGGGTACCTCGTGTTCGACGGGGAGCCGCCCGCCGACGCCGTGCAGGCCGCGATCGGAGCCCCTTACGCGCACGCGACCGCGCCGCTCCGCCGGCTCGTCGACCGCTGGGTCCTCACCATCTGCCTCGCCGTCTCGACAGGGCAGCCCGTGCCGGAGTGGGTGCGTTCCTCGCTCGGAGACCTCCCCGCGCTCATGCAGGACTCCGGCCGACGGGCGTCGCAGCTGGACGCGGACACCGTGAACCGCGTCGAGGCCGCACTGCTCACTCCCCTGGTGGGACAGACGGTCGAGGCGACGGTCATCGAGCTCCGGGGCGAGCGGACTGCCGTCCAGATCGCGGAGCCTGCAGTGACGACGACCGCGCCGGTGACCCCCGACACGAGACCCGGGGACGTGGTCTCGCTGCACGTCGTGCGCGTGGACATCGCGACGGGCGAGATCGAGCTCGCTGTCTGA
- a CDS encoding nucleotidyltransferase domain-containing protein: MDQAERIERFLVERYPRSRIAIVAGSTARGERTHTSDIDLLLIDDDLFADDAQVSEAATFEFEGETFEVFAYTAAGFETWANRGIAQHRPVIVHMLVEGVPVRCGTGLDDLRARWGAVLAAGPVLEETESRIRRYMITDLLDDLGDATDPLEQRVVAGLLFERMAELMLLTDGRWIGSGKWLPRRLRAWNPERADRLSTPLLAGDIAGFAARVGEELELAGGRVQAGFVR; the protein is encoded by the coding sequence ATGGATCAGGCCGAGCGCATCGAGCGCTTCCTCGTGGAGCGGTATCCGCGCTCACGCATCGCGATCGTCGCCGGGAGCACCGCCCGCGGCGAGCGCACGCACACGAGCGACATCGACCTCCTGCTCATCGACGACGACCTGTTCGCCGACGACGCCCAGGTGAGCGAGGCCGCCACCTTCGAGTTCGAGGGCGAGACCTTCGAGGTGTTCGCCTACACGGCGGCAGGGTTCGAGACATGGGCGAACCGCGGCATTGCACAGCATCGGCCCGTCATCGTGCACATGCTCGTGGAGGGCGTGCCGGTGCGCTGCGGAACCGGGCTCGACGACCTGCGGGCCCGGTGGGGCGCCGTGCTCGCCGCCGGCCCCGTCCTGGAGGAGACGGAGTCGCGGATCCGGCGGTACATGATCACCGATCTCCTCGACGACCTGGGCGACGCGACGGATCCTCTCGAACAGCGCGTGGTCGCAGGCCTGCTGTTCGAGCGCATGGCGGAGCTGATGCTGCTGACTGACGGGCGGTGGATCGGATCCGGGAAATGGCTCCCCCGACGTCTGCGCGCGTGGAATCCCGAGCGCGCGGATCGGCTCAGCACTCCACTGCTCGCCGGAGACATCGCCGGGTTCGCGGCGCGAGTCGGCGAGGAACTGGAACTCGCAGGTGGTCGGGTGCAGGCGGGGTTCGTGCGCTGA
- a CDS encoding alanyl-tRNA editing protein, producing the protein MTTPTIVTFPDGTLRGDAVVTRVADDADGTVIVVDATPFHPVDHTWPDQPGDTGAISGEGGSVRVTEALMAAVSDDGEFAVGSEIPVKRGTEGWTWLVAHRLEGAAPAWLAEGARVVLSVDEEHRVGLSRGHTACHLASLALDLAVADLWRKDPGDDALGNPDFEGRANQSSRIHEDGAVDEYRLGKSLRRAGFDTETFAATLADREQRINAQLAAWVSAAAASRIEVDGPTIVDRRRWHCDLPQGEAVILCGGTHVRSLAAFAAITVALELSDPQLLVMTTTATPAS; encoded by the coding sequence ATGACCACGCCCACGATCGTCACCTTCCCGGACGGCACCCTCCGCGGAGACGCCGTCGTGACCCGTGTGGCGGACGACGCGGACGGGACGGTGATCGTCGTCGACGCCACCCCGTTCCACCCCGTCGATCACACCTGGCCCGATCAGCCAGGCGACACCGGCGCGATCTCCGGCGAGGGCGGATCCGTCCGCGTGACCGAGGCGCTCATGGCTGCGGTATCGGACGACGGCGAGTTCGCAGTGGGCAGCGAGATTCCTGTCAAGCGCGGGACCGAGGGGTGGACGTGGCTGGTCGCTCACCGGCTGGAGGGCGCGGCGCCGGCGTGGCTCGCAGAGGGGGCTCGCGTGGTGCTCTCGGTCGACGAGGAGCATCGCGTCGGCCTCAGCCGCGGTCACACCGCGTGCCACCTCGCCTCCCTCGCCCTGGACCTCGCGGTCGCCGACCTCTGGCGCAAGGACCCGGGGGACGATGCGTTGGGAAATCCGGACTTCGAGGGACGCGCGAACCAGTCCAGCCGCATCCACGAGGACGGTGCGGTCGACGAGTACCGCCTGGGTAAGAGTCTGCGCCGTGCGGGCTTCGACACGGAGACGTTCGCGGCCACGCTGGCGGACCGCGAGCAGCGCATCAACGCGCAGCTCGCCGCGTGGGTCTCCGCGGCTGCCGCGAGCCGTATCGAGGTGGACGGGCCGACCATCGTCGACCGACGGCGCTGGCACTGCGACCTCCCCCAGGGCGAGGCCGTGATCCTTTGCGGCGGCACACATGTCCGTTCCCTCGCGGCGTTCGCCGCCATCACGGTGGCTCTGGAGCTGTCCGACCCCCAGCTCCTCGTGATGACGACGACCGCGACTCCCGCCTCCTGA
- a CDS encoding isocitrate lyase/PEP mutase family protein: MTTAAKAQTLVGLYDAPEILRVVNVWDVVSARAVAALPETKAIATAGHGIAASFGYDDGDTPRDVMIDMVGRIAAAVSVPVTADLDDGYGDAGETTRLAIAAGVVGANVEDRLKPLDESVAVVEAIVKAAESEGVPFALNARTDAFVRAGSRPVEESVADAIQRGRAFLDAGATAVFVPGILDANVTRQLVEGIGERKVSVIGIPGALAASEYEKLGVARISYGPLPQRVALTALQDLAESLYGGGVVPQGLPALN, encoded by the coding sequence ATGACCACTGCTGCCAAGGCCCAGACCCTCGTCGGACTCTATGACGCCCCGGAGATCCTCCGCGTGGTGAACGTGTGGGATGTCGTCTCCGCACGCGCCGTCGCCGCGCTGCCGGAGACGAAGGCGATCGCCACCGCCGGTCACGGCATCGCGGCGTCGTTCGGCTACGACGACGGCGACACCCCGCGCGACGTCATGATCGACATGGTCGGACGGATCGCGGCGGCCGTGTCCGTCCCCGTCACCGCCGACCTGGACGACGGCTACGGCGACGCGGGGGAGACCACCCGGCTCGCGATCGCGGCCGGCGTCGTCGGCGCGAACGTCGAGGACCGCCTCAAGCCGCTCGACGAATCGGTCGCCGTCGTCGAGGCCATCGTGAAGGCTGCGGAGTCCGAGGGCGTGCCGTTCGCCCTCAACGCCCGCACCGACGCGTTCGTGCGTGCCGGGTCGCGCCCCGTGGAGGAGAGCGTCGCGGACGCGATCCAGCGCGGGCGTGCGTTCCTCGATGCGGGTGCCACCGCGGTGTTCGTCCCTGGCATCCTTGACGCGAACGTCACTCGACAGCTCGTCGAGGGCATCGGAGAGCGCAAGGTCAGCGTGATCGGCATCCCCGGCGCGCTCGCCGCCTCCGAGTACGAGAAGCTCGGCGTGGCCCGCATCTCCTACGGCCCGCTGCCGCAGCGAGTGGCGCTCACGGCCCTGCAGGATCTCGCTGAGAGCCTCTACGGCGGCGGCGTCGTGCCGCAGGGACTCCCGGCCCTCAACTGA
- the ispG gene encoding flavodoxin-dependent (E)-4-hydroxy-3-methylbut-2-enyl-diphosphate synthase, which produces MPKVPEVLAPRRKSRQIKVGKVLVGGDAPVSVQSMTTTKTTDINGTLQQIAELTASGCEIVRVAVPSQDDADVLHIIAKKSQIPVIADIHFQPKYVFQAIDAGCAAVRVNPGNIRKFDDQVGEIAKAAKDAGVSLRIGVNAGSLDRRLLEKYGKATPEALVESAVWEASLFEEHDFHDFKISVKHNDPVVMVKAYRQLAERGDWPLHLGVTEAGPAFQGTIKSATAFGILLGEGIGDTIRVSLSAPPAEEVKVGHQILQSLNLRERKLEIVSCPSCGRAQVDVYTLAEDVTEGLKEMTVPLRVAVMGCVVNGPGEAREADLGVASGNGKGQIFVKGEVIKTVPEADIVATLIEEANRIAAEMGPDAPLGTAQVVTA; this is translated from the coding sequence ATGCCGAAGGTCCCCGAAGTCCTCGCCCCGCGTCGCAAGTCCCGCCAGATCAAGGTGGGCAAGGTGCTCGTCGGCGGCGATGCGCCCGTCAGCGTGCAGTCGATGACGACGACGAAGACGACCGACATCAACGGGACGCTGCAGCAGATCGCGGAGCTCACCGCCTCGGGCTGCGAGATCGTGCGCGTCGCCGTTCCCTCGCAGGACGACGCCGATGTGCTGCACATCATCGCGAAGAAGAGCCAGATCCCGGTCATCGCCGACATCCATTTCCAGCCGAAGTACGTCTTCCAGGCGATCGACGCCGGGTGCGCGGCCGTGCGCGTCAACCCGGGGAACATCCGCAAGTTCGACGACCAGGTCGGCGAGATCGCCAAGGCCGCCAAGGACGCGGGCGTCTCGCTCCGCATCGGCGTGAACGCCGGATCGCTCGACCGTCGCCTGCTCGAGAAGTACGGCAAGGCCACGCCGGAGGCCCTCGTCGAGAGCGCGGTCTGGGAGGCGTCGCTGTTCGAGGAACACGACTTCCACGACTTCAAGATCTCGGTCAAGCACAACGACCCGGTCGTCATGGTCAAGGCCTACCGTCAGCTCGCCGAGCGGGGCGACTGGCCGTTGCACCTCGGCGTGACCGAGGCAGGCCCGGCCTTCCAGGGCACGATCAAGAGCGCGACCGCCTTCGGCATCCTGCTGGGAGAGGGCATCGGCGACACCATCCGCGTGTCACTGTCCGCCCCGCCGGCCGAGGAGGTCAAGGTCGGTCACCAGATCCTCCAGTCCCTCAACCTCCGAGAGCGCAAGCTCGAGATCGTCTCGTGCCCCTCGTGCGGTCGGGCTCAGGTCGACGTGTACACGCTCGCGGAAGACGTCACCGAGGGGCTCAAGGAGATGACGGTGCCGCTGCGCGTCGCGGTCATGGGCTGCGTCGTGAACGGCCCGGGTGAGGCACGCGAGGCCGACCTCGGTGTCGCATCCGGCAACGGCAAGGGCCAGATCTTCGTCAAGGGCGAGGTCATCAAGACCGTCCCGGAGGCCGACATCGTCGCCACCCTCATCGAGGAGGCGAACCGCATCGCCGCCGAGATGGGACCGGACGCTCCGCTCGGCACCGCCCAGGTCGTCACCGCCTGA
- a CDS encoding nuclear transport factor 2 family protein, with product MPDFLLPAPVQAMIDAINAGDTEAFVAAFTPDGFVNDWGTVKTGADGVRGWADSDAIGAGARMNVLSAATDGDTTRIRFGWRSRVFNGESEGIFVVDGDRLVSFTIPPSH from the coding sequence ATGCCCGACTTCCTCCTGCCCGCACCGGTCCAGGCCATGATCGACGCGATCAACGCCGGAGACACCGAGGCCTTCGTCGCCGCGTTCACGCCGGACGGCTTCGTGAACGATTGGGGCACCGTGAAGACCGGTGCCGACGGCGTGCGCGGCTGGGCGGACAGCGATGCGATCGGCGCCGGGGCGCGGATGAACGTGCTCTCGGCCGCCACGGACGGCGACACGACGCGCATCCGCTTCGGCTGGCGCAGTCGCGTCTTCAACGGCGAGTCCGAGGGGATCTTCGTCGTCGACGGCGACCGGCTCGTCAGCTTCACGATCCCGCCGTCCCACTGA